One Thalassotalea sediminis DNA segment encodes these proteins:
- the proC gene encoding pyrroline-5-carboxylate reductase, translated as MSKIAFIGAGNMNSAIITGLISNGFTPSDVMVSNPSPEKREKLASNYNILHTNDNIEAANFADIIVLGVKPYFIADVCKQISSAVNVADKCFISVAAGCTMATMEKALGKPCPIIRTMPNTPSQVGLGVSGMFPSAQVNDQQKAEADALMQSVGITKWLKDESEIDDIIAVSGSAPAYFFLFMEAMEKEAINMGFSAQESRQLVQQTALGAAEMVVQNTDSISTLREKVTSKGGTTQAALTTLIEGGLDKLVSSAMHSAKQRAKEMAESNA; from the coding sequence ATGAGTAAAATAGCTTTTATTGGCGCAGGTAATATGAATAGCGCCATCATTACGGGTTTAATAAGCAATGGCTTTACGCCAAGCGATGTCATGGTATCAAACCCTTCACCTGAAAAACGTGAAAAATTAGCGAGTAATTATAATATTTTGCATACTAACGATAATATTGAAGCAGCTAACTTTGCAGACATCATCGTTTTGGGAGTTAAACCTTATTTTATTGCCGACGTATGCAAACAAATTAGTTCGGCGGTGAATGTAGCAGATAAATGTTTCATTTCTGTTGCCGCTGGATGCACAATGGCAACCATGGAAAAAGCACTAGGTAAACCATGTCCAATTATTCGTACTATGCCAAATACGCCATCTCAAGTTGGCTTAGGGGTTTCTGGTATGTTCCCTTCTGCACAAGTAAATGACCAACAAAAAGCCGAAGCAGATGCGTTAATGCAGTCTGTTGGTATTACCAAATGGCTTAAAGATGAGAGCGAAATAGACGACATTATTGCAGTATCAGGTTCTGCGCCTGCTTATTTTTTCTTGTTTATGGAAGCGATGGAAAAAGAAGCAATTAATATGGGCTTTTCAGCACAAGAAAGTCGTCAGCTTGTGCAACAAACAGCGTTAGGCGCAGCTGAAATGGTTGTACAAAATACTGACTCAATCAGCACATTACGTGAAAAAGTGACCTCTAAGGGAGGTACAACGCAAGCTGCGCTAACAACCTTAATAGAAGGCGGTCTAGATAAGCTTGTTAGTAGTGCCATGCATTCAGCAAAGCAACGTGCAAAAGAAATGGCAGAAAGCAACGCATAA
- a CDS encoding YggT family protein yields MAAINYLLGFFFDALLMLLVVRVWLQLVRADFYNPLSQFVVKITNPLVIPLRRIIPGVGGIDMATLLIAYLVAVLKFIVIPMLNGGPFDPLSALFIGVLYLIKQTGFLLFVLMLVMAVMSWVVQGYNPTHVILHQLTDPFLRPIRKIIPAIGGLDLSVLVAFLLLNVINITLSGLIPYWAML; encoded by the coding sequence ATGGCTGCAATTAATTACTTACTCGGCTTCTTTTTTGATGCCTTGTTAATGTTATTGGTGGTTCGTGTTTGGTTACAATTAGTACGTGCTGACTTTTACAACCCGTTGAGTCAATTTGTTGTCAAGATTACAAACCCTTTAGTTATACCGCTTCGACGTATAATTCCTGGCGTTGGTGGTATTGATATGGCAACATTATTGATCGCATACTTAGTCGCTGTACTCAAGTTTATCGTCATCCCAATGTTAAATGGTGGTCCTTTTGATCCACTATCGGCGCTATTTATAGGCGTACTATATTTGATCAAACAAACAGGTTTTCTCTTATTTGTTTTGATGCTAGTGATGGCGGTAATGAGTTGGGTAGTACAAGGTTATAACCCTACACATGTTATTTTGCATCAACTAACCGACCCATTTTTACGACCGATTCGTAAAATCATCCCGGCAATAGGAGGTTTAGATTTATCAGTCTTAGTAGCCTTTTTATTGCTTAATGTAATCAATATTACGTTATCCGGTTTGATCCCCTATTGGGCAATGCTGTAA
- a CDS encoding oxidoreductase, with translation MKTAIVIGATGLIGQHLLNQLLTDPTFSKVVAITRKPIQYNSKKIVNHVVDFNKLPSYSAQFNGNVLFSCLGTTKKQAGSIENQRIVDVGYQYQAAKMAAKNGVAHYVLVSSSGANKNANSAYFKMKGELENMVKPLSFQRISILQPSLLLGERNQFRLGEVLSSYLLPIICKLPFLKRYRPIEGAQVAKKMISLSKQQGEQCEIYSLDELFNT, from the coding sequence ATGAAAACAGCCATTGTTATTGGTGCCACAGGCTTAATTGGTCAACACTTGCTTAATCAATTATTAACAGACCCTACATTTAGCAAGGTCGTCGCAATCACACGTAAACCTATACAATATAACAGTAAAAAAATCGTTAATCATGTCGTTGATTTCAATAAACTACCAAGCTACTCAGCACAATTTAACGGTAATGTACTCTTTTCTTGTTTAGGCACTACCAAAAAACAAGCAGGCTCAATAGAAAACCAGCGAATTGTTGATGTTGGCTACCAATATCAAGCAGCGAAAATGGCTGCAAAAAATGGCGTAGCGCACTATGTGTTAGTATCGTCGAGTGGTGCAAATAAAAACGCCAACAGCGCTTATTTCAAAATGAAAGGTGAATTAGAAAATATGGTTAAACCGTTAAGTTTTCAGCGGATAAGTATTTTACAACCTTCATTATTGCTCGGTGAACGGAATCAATTTAGGCTTGGCGAGGTGCTTAGCAGTTATCTTTTACCCATTATATGTAAGCTGCCTTTTCTAAAACGCTACCGCCCTATTGAAGGTGCTCAAGTCGCGAAGAAAATGATATCACTAAGTAAACAACAAGGTGAACAGTGTGAAATATACTCACTGGATGAGTTATTTAATACCTAA
- a CDS encoding TonB-dependent receptor plug domain-containing protein has protein sequence MNEKHSMPMLKQLYNYIDRQLAMYCMVNESVRCIRTLFYCVIYLSLCLGNVKNAQAAERYLFNIPVMDAAEALDKLAEISGYSLLYPFDNSINIKTNPVVGTFVLKDALAVLLLNTPLNAVATDKRVIVVSATLHDKTTDNNESVVTQTNASPPHSEANQTNKKVNAERIQIIGSRRNNRSPSNALAPLDIISRQELSMQGSRDIISTLSTIIPSYNASQEAISDAGTMVRPANLRGLPTDSMLILVNGKRRHRSGVIYEFISGLNVGAHGVDLAPIPSIALKSVEVLRDGATAQYGSDAIAGVINFRLENDAQLRHIAMRTGQYYAGDGAQYELAGILGTKIGSDGIANFSFEISDSDATSRGIQDPAVNSLIASGISISDIKTPVVDWGAPKIKDSIKLFSNITFDVGQSGDYKQLYLFGNWAQREIDGSFYYRNPNTRASVFTNPQDGSRLFFDMTADNSGNCPGTTIPGAIGDAQALSSVAENEQCFAFNEWFPGGFTPRFGGKVIDASLAAGIRGAILLNDVELTYDTSLVIGQNKINYQLRNSVNASLGPYSPTEFELGSQIQSEGVFNADFTYPIDLGFESELNVAFGYQHHFEQFEVVAGDRASYQRGKYTSNGEAIGANGFPGFSPETADVNDRNSNALYLDIEGDITPTLSFSLATRYEDIGEIGNTLDGKLSARLQIDDNIALRSTISNGFRAPTVGQSTLQRISTSNSIINDVVVQQRSQLVSALSPIATERSGGELEPEKATSFGIGLLTEIKGFNVTFDYFYIDIEDRISLFTSEIVAADKPLLTASDVKSNVTNIKYYANDFNSITKGFDLVASLPLEFNSGNHLLSVALNYTDTSLEITNIKSPISVANVRKERERGVPKTRGIFTYTFSRGNLKALARINYYGSFYNAQFNDVTLLEEVAPVVITDVEVSYRFTDSLNIAIGAKNVFDVYPDEYSQGRSAGFLGAIYPANSPSGFNGGQYYLRLGWDF, from the coding sequence TTGAATGAGAAACATTCAATGCCAATGTTGAAACAACTGTATAACTATATCGATAGACAACTCGCTATGTATTGCATGGTAAACGAAAGCGTAAGGTGCATACGCACCTTGTTTTACTGTGTAATTTATCTCTCATTATGTTTAGGGAATGTTAAGAACGCACAAGCGGCTGAACGGTACCTTTTTAATATCCCTGTAATGGATGCTGCTGAAGCCTTAGATAAACTTGCTGAAATATCGGGGTATTCACTTTTGTACCCTTTTGATAATTCGATTAATATCAAAACCAATCCTGTTGTTGGTACTTTTGTTTTAAAGGATGCTTTAGCTGTATTATTATTGAATACACCACTTAATGCCGTAGCAACAGATAAACGCGTCATTGTAGTATCTGCCACCTTACACGATAAGACTACTGATAATAACGAATCTGTTGTAACGCAAACTAATGCTTCACCGCCACATTCTGAAGCGAATCAAACAAATAAAAAAGTTAACGCAGAACGTATTCAAATTATTGGTTCACGTCGTAATAATCGCTCACCAAGTAATGCATTGGCGCCACTTGATATCATCAGTAGACAGGAACTTAGTATGCAGGGCAGTAGGGATATCATATCGACGTTATCTACTATTATTCCTTCATATAATGCTAGTCAAGAAGCGATAAGTGATGCTGGTACTATGGTCAGACCGGCAAATTTGAGAGGATTACCGACAGACAGTATGTTAATACTGGTAAATGGTAAACGCCGTCACCGTAGTGGCGTCATCTATGAATTTATCTCAGGGTTAAATGTAGGTGCACATGGTGTTGATTTAGCCCCAATTCCGAGCATCGCGTTGAAAAGTGTTGAAGTGTTGCGAGATGGTGCAACCGCACAATACGGCTCTGATGCTATAGCAGGTGTGATTAACTTTCGATTAGAGAACGATGCGCAGTTACGTCATATTGCAATGCGAACAGGACAGTATTATGCCGGTGACGGCGCACAATATGAGCTAGCTGGAATTTTGGGAACTAAAATCGGTTCTGATGGCATAGCTAACTTTTCATTTGAAATTTCAGATAGTGATGCAACGTCCCGCGGTATTCAAGATCCCGCGGTTAACTCTTTAATTGCTAGTGGTATTAGCATTAGTGACATTAAAACACCTGTAGTTGATTGGGGGGCACCGAAAATAAAAGATAGTATAAAGTTGTTTTCCAATATTACGTTTGATGTTGGTCAAAGTGGTGATTATAAGCAACTTTATCTGTTTGGAAATTGGGCGCAACGTGAAATTGATGGGAGTTTTTATTACCGTAACCCTAATACTAGAGCAAGTGTCTTTACTAATCCTCAAGACGGTTCTCGGTTATTTTTTGATATGACAGCTGATAACAGTGGTAATTGTCCTGGAACGACAATTCCAGGCGCTATAGGTGATGCGCAAGCCCTAAGTTCAGTTGCTGAGAATGAGCAATGTTTTGCGTTTAATGAATGGTTTCCTGGCGGTTTTACCCCAAGGTTTGGTGGTAAGGTTATTGATGCAAGTTTAGCGGCCGGTATTCGCGGCGCAATCTTGCTTAATGACGTTGAATTAACTTACGACACCAGTCTGGTGATTGGACAAAATAAGATTAATTACCAATTACGTAATAGTGTTAACGCATCACTTGGTCCATATTCGCCAACAGAATTTGAGCTTGGTTCTCAAATTCAGAGTGAAGGTGTATTTAATGCAGATTTTACTTATCCAATTGATCTTGGTTTTGAGTCTGAGTTAAACGTGGCATTTGGTTATCAACATCATTTCGAGCAATTTGAAGTTGTAGCCGGAGATCGGGCATCTTATCAAAGGGGTAAGTATACAAGTAATGGCGAAGCTATTGGTGCGAATGGTTTTCCTGGCTTTTCACCAGAAACCGCTGATGTGAATGATCGAAATTCAAACGCTCTTTATTTAGACATAGAAGGTGATATTACACCAACGCTCTCTTTCTCACTTGCAACAAGGTATGAGGATATAGGTGAAATAGGGAATACCTTAGATGGAAAGTTATCTGCGCGATTACAAATTGACGATAACATTGCCTTACGCTCAACGATAAGTAACGGTTTTAGAGCGCCTACTGTTGGCCAGTCAACGCTACAACGTATTTCTACGTCGAACTCTATTATTAATGATGTTGTCGTTCAGCAACGATCTCAACTGGTCAGCGCATTAAGCCCTATAGCGACTGAACGTTCAGGTGGAGAACTCGAACCAGAAAAGGCGACAAGCTTCGGTATAGGCTTATTAACTGAGATTAAAGGCTTTAATGTTACGTTTGATTATTTTTATATTGATATTGAAGATCGCATATCGCTTTTCACCAGTGAAATTGTCGCAGCAGACAAACCGCTATTAACTGCCTCAGATGTAAAATCAAATGTAACGAATATCAAATACTATGCGAATGACTTTAACTCAATAACTAAAGGGTTTGATTTAGTGGCAAGTCTACCGCTCGAATTCAACAGTGGAAATCACTTACTTTCGGTCGCATTAAACTATACAGATACTTCATTAGAGATAACAAATATCAAAAGTCCGATTTCTGTGGCTAATGTGCGTAAAGAGCGAGAACGTGGTGTACCTAAAACACGGGGAATATTTACCTATACATTTTCAAGGGGTAACCTTAAAGCTTTGGCCCGTATTAACTATTATGGCAGCTTTTATAATGCACAGTTTAATGATGTAACGTTACTAGAAGAAGTTGCGCCTGTTGTTATTACTGACGTTGAAGTTTCTTACCGCTTTACTGACAGTTTGAATATTGCTATTGGTGCCAAAAATGTATTTGACGTTTACCCGGATGAATACAGTCAAGGGCGTTCTGCTGGGTTTTTAGGCGCTATTTACCCTGCAAATTCACCATCAGGGTTTAACGGTGGTCAATACTACCTGCGATTAGGCTGGGATTTTTAA
- a CDS encoding YggS family pyridoxal phosphate-dependent enzyme has protein sequence MSHIKDNLAQVELQIADACKQAKRNRNDVQLLAVSKTKPHSQVREAYHAGQIAFGENYLQEAVEKIQQLADLEHICWHFIGPIQSNKTRLIAEHFSWVQSVDRKKIITRLNEQRSGQDTPLNVCLQVNISGEASKSGIEVNELDELAAMVANADNLTLRGLMAIPEKHNAVQSFARMASLFQILQHRYETVNTLSMGMSGDLAQAISHGSTMVRIGTAIFGART, from the coding sequence ATGAGTCATATTAAAGATAATCTTGCTCAAGTAGAACTGCAAATTGCAGATGCTTGTAAGCAAGCAAAACGAAACAGAAATGATGTTCAATTGTTGGCCGTGAGCAAGACTAAACCTCACTCTCAGGTACGCGAAGCATATCATGCAGGTCAAATAGCATTTGGTGAAAACTATTTGCAAGAAGCTGTTGAAAAAATTCAACAGCTTGCTGATCTTGAACATATCTGCTGGCACTTTATCGGCCCTATTCAGTCAAATAAAACTCGTTTAATCGCTGAACACTTCTCTTGGGTTCAAAGTGTTGATCGCAAAAAAATTATTACACGATTAAACGAACAGCGTTCTGGTCAAGATACCCCTCTCAATGTTTGTTTACAAGTAAATATTAGTGGTGAGGCATCTAAATCTGGCATTGAAGTCAACGAGTTAGATGAGCTAGCAGCAATGGTAGCTAACGCAGACAATCTAACCTTAAGAGGGTTAATGGCTATTCCAGAAAAACACAATGCTGTTCAAAGTTTTGCTAGAATGGCATCGTTATTTCAAATACTCCAACATCGGTATGAAACCGTTAATACATTATCAATGGGTATGTCTGGCGATTTAGCGCAAGCCATATCTCATGGCTCCACCATGGTACGTATAGGTACGGCCATTTTTGGCGCTCGAACATAG
- a CDS encoding type IV pilus twitching motility protein PilT produces MDITELLAFSVENNASDLHLSTGVPPLIRVDGDVRKLNIPAFEAKDVNALVYDIMNDRQRKEYEENMEVDFSFEVPNLARFRVNAFNQNRGPAAVFRTIPSKVLSLDDLGCPDIFRTISENPRGLVLVTGPTGSGKSTTLAAMIDYINNMKHDHILTIEDPIEFVHENKMCLINQREVHRDTLSFNAALRSALREDPDVILVGEMRDLETIRLAMTAAETGHLVFGTLHTTSAPKTIDRIIDVFPAEEKSMVRSMLSESLRAVISQTLVKKVGGGRVAAHEIMIGVPAIRNLIREDKVAQMYSAIQTGMQHGMQTMDQCLQNLVNRGLITRQDAMEKAADKKQFQGF; encoded by the coding sequence ATGGATATTACCGAATTACTCGCATTTAGCGTAGAAAATAATGCTTCGGATTTACATCTTTCTACTGGTGTTCCACCTTTAATTCGCGTGGATGGCGATGTACGTAAACTTAACATACCTGCGTTTGAAGCCAAAGACGTAAATGCACTTGTTTATGACATTATGAATGATCGCCAACGAAAAGAGTACGAAGAAAACATGGAAGTCGACTTTTCCTTTGAAGTGCCAAACTTAGCGCGCTTCAGGGTAAACGCTTTTAATCAAAATCGCGGTCCAGCTGCTGTATTTCGTACCATTCCTAGCAAAGTACTTTCATTAGATGACCTTGGCTGTCCAGATATCTTTAGAACAATTTCTGAAAATCCTCGTGGCTTAGTGCTAGTTACCGGGCCAACAGGTTCTGGTAAGTCAACGACACTAGCAGCAATGATAGATTACATCAACAATATGAAGCATGATCATATTTTAACGATTGAAGATCCTATCGAATTTGTTCACGAAAACAAAATGTGTCTGATCAACCAACGTGAAGTGCATCGCGATACTTTGAGTTTTAACGCCGCATTACGTTCTGCATTGCGCGAAGATCCTGATGTTATTCTTGTTGGTGAGATGCGTGATTTAGAAACGATTCGTCTTGCGATGACAGCAGCTGAAACCGGTCATTTAGTGTTTGGTACCTTACATACTACATCTGCGCCTAAAACGATTGACCGTATTATTGATGTATTCCCTGCTGAAGAAAAATCTATGGTGCGCTCTATGTTGTCAGAGTCATTACGTGCTGTTATTTCACAAACACTTGTTAAAAAGGTCGGTGGAGGGCGTGTTGCGGCACATGAGATCATGATCGGTGTGCCAGCGATAAGAAACCTTATTCGTGAAGATAAGGTGGCACAAATGTATTCTGCGATTCAAACGGGGATGCAACATGGTATGCAGACCATGGATCAATGCTTACAGAACTTGGTGAATAGAGGTTTAATTACCCGTCAAGATGCGATGGAAAAAGCGGCCGATAAAAAACAATTTCAAGGGTTTTAG
- a CDS encoding DUF4426 domain-containing protein — protein MKISSKICITVLLALLICTSAAAENMKKLGKMNVHYMAIGATFLTPEVARTYGIERSKYNGLINISVLDNTIEGMPAQKVKITGTAKNLLGQDKVLNFIEVVEGNAIYYLAQVKYRNDETIRFNLTISNDKESHQLSFKQKFYAE, from the coding sequence ATGAAAATTTCTAGCAAAATATGTATTACTGTACTTTTAGCCCTGCTTATTTGTACGAGTGCTGCCGCAGAAAACATGAAAAAGCTTGGTAAGATGAATGTGCATTATATGGCAATAGGTGCGACATTTTTGACGCCAGAGGTTGCCAGAACATATGGCATTGAACGTAGTAAATATAATGGTTTAATAAATATTTCGGTTTTAGATAACACTATCGAAGGAATGCCAGCACAAAAAGTAAAAATTACCGGGACGGCGAAAAACTTACTTGGTCAAGATAAAGTATTAAACTTTATTGAAGTGGTTGAAGGAAATGCAATTTATTACTTAGCACAAGTGAAGTATCGCAATGATGAAACGATTCGTTTCAATTTAACGATCAGTAATGATAAAGAAAGTCATCAATTAAGTTTCAAACAAAAGTTTTACGCTGAATAG
- a CDS encoding YqgE/AlgH family protein, translating into MDSLENHLLIAMPSLNDPYFNKTVTYICEHNDDGAMGLIINLPINITLNELLAQLEEDGNSKLPELAQQVLTGGPVSPDRGFVLHSPQTGWNSSLALSDDVMITTSKDILQALGSDSAPEKYMVTLGYAGWGPGQLEQEIKANSWLTTPADSDILFNTPIEQRWHKATEKLGINIAHLSSDIGHA; encoded by the coding sequence GTGGACAGCTTAGAAAACCATTTATTAATTGCTATGCCAAGTTTAAACGACCCGTATTTTAATAAAACGGTGACGTATATTTGCGAACATAATGATGATGGTGCCATGGGGCTGATCATTAACTTACCCATTAACATTACCTTAAATGAGTTACTAGCACAGCTTGAAGAAGACGGTAATAGCAAGCTACCAGAGCTTGCCCAACAGGTACTAACAGGAGGGCCTGTTTCTCCAGATCGCGGATTTGTCTTGCATAGCCCGCAGACTGGTTGGAATAGCTCTCTTGCCCTTAGTGATGATGTGATGATCACCACCTCAAAAGATATTTTACAAGCACTTGGTAGTGACAGTGCCCCAGAAAAGTACATGGTAACCTTAGGTTATGCAGGCTGGGGCCCTGGACAATTAGAGCAAGAGATAAAAGCCAACTCTTGGTTAACCACGCCAGCAGATAGCGATATATTATTTAATACCCCTATCGAACAACGTTGGCATAAAGCAACCGAGAAACTCGGCATCAATATCGCGCACCTATCTAGCGATATAGGGCACGCATAG
- the ruvX gene encoding Holliday junction resolvase RuvX, with the protein MTANTHKTILGFDFGKKYIGVAVGQAITGTATPLGSVKAKNGIPNQQQLKSYFDEWQPDLIVVGLPLNMDGTPQQVTFDAKKFGNRLAHDYKTPIEFVDERLTTADAKQHLFDHGGYRNLSKDNIDAESARLIVESYFESTYGE; encoded by the coding sequence GTGACAGCCAATACACATAAAACCATACTCGGCTTTGACTTTGGTAAGAAATATATTGGTGTCGCAGTTGGTCAAGCAATTACCGGCACTGCCACTCCGTTAGGCTCTGTAAAAGCTAAAAACGGTATTCCTAATCAGCAACAACTAAAAAGCTATTTCGACGAGTGGCAACCTGACTTAATCGTAGTTGGACTGCCACTTAACATGGATGGTACGCCTCAACAGGTTACCTTTGACGCAAAAAAATTTGGTAATCGCTTAGCACACGATTATAAAACACCGATTGAATTTGTCGATGAACGGTTAACAACCGCTGATGCTAAACAGCACTTATTTGACCATGGTGGTTACCGAAATTTATCGAAAGATAATATTGACGCTGAATCTGCCCGTTTAATTGTTGAAAGCTACTTTGAAAGTACATACGGCGAATAG
- the gshB gene encoding glutathione synthase: MTIKLGVVMDPISQVKVHKDSSMAMMFEAQSRGYEIYYIEMNDLYLIQGECRAFAKKVTVFDNSEHWYELEDPQDIPLTELDAVIMRKDPPFDTEYIYATYMLERAEQNGTLIVNKPQSLRDCNEKLFTAWFPELTAKTLVTRNSQQIRDFHQQEKDVIVKPLDGMGGSSIFRMKENEANVGVIIETLTNHGNQYAMIQEYMPEIKDGDKRILIVNGEPMPYCLARIPAQGETRGNLAAGGTGEARPLSASDKLIAETIAPELKKRGLYFVGLDVIGDKVTEINVTSPTCIREIEAAYPINISGKLMDAIEALIEQN, encoded by the coding sequence ATGACTATTAAACTAGGCGTCGTAATGGACCCTATATCTCAGGTAAAGGTACACAAAGATTCGTCCATGGCGATGATGTTTGAAGCCCAGTCAAGAGGCTATGAAATCTACTATATCGAGATGAACGACCTATACCTTATTCAAGGAGAGTGCCGTGCGTTTGCGAAAAAAGTGACCGTATTTGACAATAGCGAGCATTGGTATGAACTTGAAGATCCGCAAGATATCCCTCTTACCGAACTAGACGCAGTAATTATGCGTAAAGATCCACCATTTGATACAGAGTATATTTATGCAACTTACATGCTTGAACGTGCAGAGCAAAACGGCACGTTAATTGTAAATAAGCCACAAAGTCTGCGTGATTGTAACGAAAAGCTCTTTACCGCTTGGTTCCCTGAATTAACAGCCAAAACATTAGTAACACGCAACAGCCAACAAATTCGCGACTTTCATCAACAAGAAAAAGACGTTATTGTGAAACCGCTTGATGGTATGGGTGGATCATCTATATTTCGTATGAAAGAAAATGAAGCTAATGTCGGCGTGATTATCGAGACTTTAACCAATCATGGCAATCAATACGCGATGATCCAAGAGTACATGCCAGAAATAAAGGATGGTGATAAACGCATTCTCATCGTAAATGGCGAACCAATGCCCTATTGTCTTGCTCGTATTCCTGCGCAGGGGGAAACGCGTGGTAATCTAGCAGCTGGGGGTACAGGTGAAGCTCGACCGTTATCGGCAAGTGACAAACTCATTGCTGAAACAATAGCACCTGAGTTGAAAAAGCGTGGTCTATACTTTGTAGGATTAGACGTGATAGGTGATAAAGTCACTGAAATAAATGTAACAAGTCCAACTTGTATTCGCGAGATTGAAGCCGCATATCCTATTAATATCAGTGGTAAATTAATGGACGCCATTGAAGCATTAATTGAACAGAACTAA
- a CDS encoding PilT/PilU family type 4a pilus ATPase gives MLSFHNYLEKMVQHDASDMFVTAKLPVSAKVNGELTPIDEAVLTPEQALELVHNAMNDKQKKQFDQEKECNFAISIDGIGRFRVSAFWQRDMAGMVIRRIVTDIPDADDLGLPSVLKDVVMSKRGLVLFVGGTGTGKSTSMAALIGYRNKNSRGHILTIEDPVEFVHEHGKSMVTQREVGLDTESFDAALKSSLRQAPDVILIGEIRSQEIMEHALAFAETGHLCIATLHANNANQAIDRIMHLVPAEQHGKLLFDLALNLRGIVAQQLIPTRDGNGRVAAIEILLNSPYIAELIKKGEVGDIKEVMEKSTEQGMQTFDQALFNLYQRGLINYADAIHHADSPNDLRLMIKLRSNDQGGSGSLSGVTIDGLDPKD, from the coding sequence ATGCTAAGTTTTCATAATTACCTCGAAAAAATGGTGCAGCATGATGCTTCTGATATGTTTGTTACCGCTAAACTGCCTGTCAGTGCGAAGGTCAACGGCGAACTTACGCCTATTGATGAAGCCGTATTAACGCCAGAACAAGCTTTAGAGCTTGTACATAATGCAATGAATGACAAGCAGAAAAAGCAATTTGACCAAGAAAAAGAATGTAACTTTGCTATTTCAATTGATGGTATTGGCCGTTTTCGTGTTTCCGCTTTTTGGCAGCGCGACATGGCTGGTATGGTTATTCGCCGTATTGTTACTGATATACCAGATGCAGACGATTTAGGACTCCCTTCGGTACTTAAAGACGTTGTTATGTCAAAGCGTGGTTTAGTATTATTCGTTGGTGGTACAGGTACGGGTAAGTCGACGTCAATGGCGGCTTTAATTGGTTATCGCAATAAAAACTCGAGAGGCCATATCCTTACGATTGAAGATCCTGTGGAATTTGTCCATGAACATGGAAAATCAATGGTAACGCAACGCGAGGTTGGCCTAGATACGGAAAGTTTTGATGCCGCGTTGAAGAGTTCGTTGCGTCAAGCGCCAGATGTTATTCTTATTGGTGAGATCAGAAGCCAAGAAATTATGGAGCATGCGTTGGCGTTTGCTGAAACAGGGCACTTATGTATTGCTACATTACATGCCAATAATGCTAACCAAGCGATTGATCGTATCATGCACTTAGTACCCGCAGAACAACATGGAAAATTGTTATTTGATTTAGCATTGAACCTAAGAGGTATTGTTGCACAGCAATTGATACCAACGCGAGATGGTAATGGTCGTGTTGCCGCTATCGAAATTTTACTTAATTCACCTTACATCGCTGAACTTATTAAGAAAGGCGAAGTAGGCGATATTAAAGAAGTAATGGAAAAATCTACCGAGCAAGGCATGCAAACCTTTGACCAAGCACTGTTTAATTTATATCAGCGAGGTTTAATTAATTATGCGGATGCGATACACCATGCTGATTCACCAAATGATCTACGCTTAATGATTAAACTACGCAGTAATGATCAAGGTGGTAGTGGTTCATTGTCGGGCGTAACAATAGACGGTTTAGATCCAAAAGATTAA